The proteins below come from a single Bartonella schoenbuchensis R1 genomic window:
- the pgeF gene encoding peptidoglycan editing factor PgeF, whose protein sequence is MKPVLKPILAKDLLALHKHGIKHGFFTRQGGVSQNLYHSLNVGQGSNDHPKHIMQNRTLIANYFDIEIKNLITVNQVHSCDVVVIDQAFIGERPKADALVTTSKGLAIGILTADCGPVLFADPHAGVIGAAHAGWRGSLNGILEKTILAMEEQGAKRKSITAVLGPCIGPHHYEVTNEFYNQFMNRSNQFQKYFLKTDKKNHFHFNLWTFIIDQLEQAGLNTSCLKLCTYQDEQRFFSYRRATHRNESDYGRQISAIMLENDK, encoded by the coding sequence ATGAAGCCTGTCCTTAAGCCTATCCTTGCGAAAGATCTTCTTGCTTTACATAAACACGGGATAAAACATGGTTTTTTTACACGTCAAGGTGGAGTTTCACAAAACCTTTATCATAGCCTTAATGTCGGCCAAGGTTCAAATGATCATCCTAAACATATTATGCAAAATCGCACATTAATCGCGAATTATTTTGATATTGAGATAAAAAATTTGATCACTGTCAATCAAGTACATTCTTGTGACGTAGTCGTAATTGATCAAGCTTTTATCGGTGAACGTCCTAAAGCTGACGCTCTTGTCACAACTAGTAAAGGTTTAGCAATCGGCATCCTTACAGCCGATTGTGGACCAGTTCTTTTTGCTGATCCGCATGCAGGTGTTATCGGTGCTGCGCACGCTGGTTGGCGAGGAAGCTTGAATGGAATTTTGGAAAAAACAATTTTAGCTATGGAAGAACAAGGTGCCAAACGAAAATCAATAACAGCAGTGTTAGGACCTTGTATTGGTCCCCATCATTATGAGGTAACAAATGAATTTTATAACCAATTTATGAATCGCAGTAATCAATTTCAAAAATATTTTTTAAAAACAGATAAAAAAAACCATTTTCATTTTAATCTATGGACATTCATTATCGACCAATTAGAACAAGCAGGCCTCAATACTTCTTGTCTAAAACTTTGTACTTATCAAGATGAGCAACGCTTTTTTTCCTATCGTCGTGCAACACATCGTAATGAATCTGATTACGGGCGACAGATTTCTGCTATCATGCTAGAAAATGACAAATAA
- the greA gene encoding transcription elongation factor GreA, which yields MEKVPMTTTGFENLKEELRWRQQQERPRIIEAISEARAHGDLSENAEYHAAKEAQSHNEGRINELEDYIARAEVIDVSRLSGDRIKFGATIKLLNEDTEEKKVYQIVGDQEADVKTGKISISSPIARALIGKQEGDVIEVNAPGGAHNYEIIKIQYI from the coding sequence ATGGAAAAAGTTCCAATGACTACAACCGGTTTTGAAAATCTCAAAGAAGAGTTGCGTTGGCGCCAACAGCAGGAACGTCCACGGATTATTGAAGCAATTTCTGAAGCACGTGCGCATGGTGATCTGTCGGAAAATGCTGAATATCACGCCGCTAAGGAAGCGCAAAGTCATAATGAAGGGCGTATAAACGAACTTGAAGATTACATTGCACGAGCAGAAGTTATAGATGTTTCTCGCCTTTCAGGTGATAGAATTAAATTTGGGGCTACTATAAAACTTTTGAATGAAGATACTGAAGAAAAAAAGGTTTACCAGATCGTTGGTGATCAAGAAGCTGATGTGAAAACTGGTAAAATTTCTATTTCTTCACCTATTGCACGTGCACTTATTGGTAAGCAAGAGGGGGATGTTATTGAAGTCAATGCTCCAGGTGGAGCGCATAATTATGAAATTATTAAGATTCAATATATCTAA
- a CDS encoding class I SAM-dependent methyltransferase, which produces MTLALTDPQFGYYQTQEPFGSTGDFITAPEISQLFGEMIGIWVFASWKAQGSPNPFILAEIGPGRGTLMDDVLRTIQKLCKTAFNAAEIFLVEISQRLATEQKKRLSSYQKHIHTIEHFNQIPSGPLFLIANELFDALPIHQYIKINGEWRERCITLDQDGHFTFIAGAHKFSSGDLPVYCAQMPDGTIWEYAPLRNQLMQQISNRLIQDKGSALLIDYGASDCAFGDTLQAISKHKFRDVFANPGENDLTSHVDFFTLKTIALQEGCFAEILEQGDFLVKMGILERAKQLSINKDTLIQNKIRQDIERLVSPDQMGKLFKVLHVSDQSTTISNFFDFQ; this is translated from the coding sequence ATGACATTAGCCCTCACAGACCCACAATTTGGCTATTACCAAACACAAGAGCCTTTTGGATCTACGGGTGATTTCATTACCGCACCTGAAATAAGTCAATTATTTGGAGAGATGATTGGTATTTGGGTTTTTGCAAGCTGGAAAGCTCAAGGTAGCCCCAATCCTTTCATTTTAGCTGAAATAGGTCCAGGACGTGGAACACTCATGGACGATGTTTTACGTACCATTCAAAAATTATGTAAAACAGCCTTCAATGCTGCTGAAATTTTTCTTGTTGAAATAAGCCAACGTCTTGCAACAGAACAAAAAAAACGTCTTTCCTCTTATCAAAAACATATTCATACTATTGAACATTTTAATCAAATACCTTCAGGACCTCTCTTTCTCATTGCTAATGAGCTCTTTGATGCGCTTCCTATCCACCAATATATCAAAATCAACGGAGAATGGAGAGAGCGTTGCATTACACTTGATCAAGATGGTCATTTTACCTTTATAGCTGGAGCGCATAAATTTTCTTCTGGTGACTTACCAGTCTATTGTGCTCAAATGCCTGACGGAACAATTTGGGAATACGCTCCCTTACGTAACCAACTGATGCAACAAATTAGTAATCGCTTAATACAAGATAAAGGATCTGCTTTGCTCATTGATTATGGTGCTTCTGATTGTGCATTTGGGGATACATTGCAAGCTATTTCAAAACATAAATTCCGCGATGTTTTTGCCAACCCAGGTGAAAATGATTTAACATCACATGTTGATTTTTTTACTTTAAAAACAATAGCACTTCAAGAAGGCTGTTTTGCTGAAATTCTAGAACAAGGAGATTTTCTTGTAAAAATGGGAATTCTTGAACGTGCAAAACAGCTTAGCATTAATAAAGATACCTTGATCCAAAACAAAATCCGTCAAGATATTGAACGGCTTGTCAGCCCAGATCAAATGGGTAAACTTTTCAAAGTTCTCCATGTTAGTGATCAATCTACTACTATCTCTAACTTTTTTGACTTCCAATAA
- a CDS encoding YbjN domain-containing protein — protein MRLAFSAAEREEHPVDFIEQIAYRYDWSFERSAEDEINVCVEGKRANYRLAFSWMEEQEALHLACAFDLSIESTRTEEMHRLLLAINEKLLLGHFDYWQGDNSVIYRQGLLLAGGVHPSHVQVETLLVHALKVCESHYTAFQMVAWMGESAYKALQYALFETVGNA, from the coding sequence ATGAGGCTTGCCTTTAGCGCCGCAGAAAGAGAAGAGCATCCAGTCGATTTTATCGAACAGATTGCCTATAGGTATGACTGGTCTTTTGAGCGGAGTGCAGAAGATGAAATTAATGTTTGCGTAGAAGGAAAACGAGCTAATTATCGTCTTGCTTTTTCATGGATGGAAGAACAAGAAGCTCTTCATTTAGCTTGTGCGTTTGATCTTTCTATTGAAAGTACTCGAACGGAGGAAATGCACCGCTTATTATTGGCAATTAATGAAAAGTTGTTACTAGGGCATTTTGATTATTGGCAAGGAGACAATTCAGTTATTTATCGGCAAGGTCTTCTTTTAGCTGGTGGGGTGCATCCATCTCATGTACAAGTTGAAACATTGTTGGTCCATGCGCTTAAAGTTTGTGAAAGTCATTATACTGCTTTTCAAATGGTAGCTTGGATGGGTGAAAGTGCTTATAAAGCATTACAATATGCTTTATTTGAAACTGTAGGAAACGCTTAA
- a CDS encoding glycosyltransferase family 4 protein, with product MYVSLKETDIIVPHFKKRMSGVTSTIIQLIPLQRKQGIRISTLGWGLPQSLPALSFRDLFGLWKNPVSKPFRIWHARRNIEMLCGIFFRDVLRMKLKLIFTSASQRQHKPFTKWLIRRMDKVIATSARTGTYLEVPYQVIMHGVDLERFLPPKTVSDCFVATGLPGKYAVGCFGRVRYLKGTDLFVDAMLKLLPHYPDWTAIIAGRTTTQHYNFEKKLRQKIAHAGLNDRIIILGEVLDIALWYRRLSLYVAPSRAEGFGLTPLEAMASQTAVVTSDAGVYEELVVEGTGTVVKAGDGLALTAAIEPYFADLEKTLATGKKALTHVCTHFPLEREAAAIGSVYEMMFEGKTF from the coding sequence ATGTATGTGTCTTTGAAAGAGACTGATATTATTGTTCCTCATTTTAAAAAACGTATGTCAGGGGTAACGTCTACAATTATTCAACTTATTCCATTGCAACGAAAACAGGGGATACGTATATCTACTTTGGGATGGGGATTGCCGCAAAGTTTGCCAGCTCTTTCTTTTAGAGATCTTTTTGGGCTTTGGAAAAATCCAGTAAGCAAGCCATTTCGTATCTGGCATGCACGACGCAATATTGAGATGCTCTGTGGTATCTTTTTTCGCGATGTTTTGCGTATGAAGCTTAAACTCATTTTTACGTCGGCATCTCAGCGTCAGCATAAGCCTTTTACGAAATGGTTAATTCGTCGCATGGATAAAGTTATTGCTACCAGTGCGCGCACTGGAACTTATCTAGAAGTTCCTTATCAAGTTATTATGCATGGGGTGGACCTTGAGCGTTTTTTACCACCAAAAACTGTTAGTGATTGCTTTGTAGCAACAGGGCTACCAGGAAAATATGCAGTAGGGTGTTTTGGGCGTGTGCGCTATTTAAAGGGTACTGATTTATTTGTGGATGCAATGTTAAAATTATTGCCACACTATCCTGATTGGACAGCAATTATCGCTGGTCGTACTACAACACAACATTATAATTTTGAAAAAAAATTACGTCAAAAGATCGCTCATGCTGGTTTGAATGATCGCATTATTATTCTTGGTGAAGTATTAGATATAGCTTTATGGTACCGTCGTCTATCGCTTTATGTAGCACCTTCTCGTGCGGAAGGTTTTGGTTTAACACCACTAGAGGCGATGGCATCGCAAACAGCTGTAGTAACCAGTGATGCAGGTGTTTATGAAGAATTAGTAGTAGAAGGAACAGGAACAGTTGTTAAAGCAGGAGATGGATTAGCTTTAACTGCCGCAATTGAACCTTATTTTGCTGATTTAGAAAAAACATTGGCTACAGGGAAAAAGGCTTTAACTCATGTTTGCACTCATTTTCCTTTAGAAAGGGAAGCTGCTGCAATTGGGAGTGTTTATGAGATGATGTTTGAGGGAAAAACATTCTAA
- a CDS encoding SH3 domain-containing protein has product MIVFFVFGFFFLTTTASQATNAIVTRNLNLRAGPSIHYALRGFIPAGHLITVYSCRNNWCQINYDSRTGWVSSRYLSFKNGNELYYTYTIPSSSTTYHHY; this is encoded by the coding sequence ATGATTGTTTTTTTTGTGTTCGGCTTTTTTTTCCTGACCACAACCGCAAGCCAAGCCACAAACGCAATTGTAACAAGAAATCTTAATCTTAGAGCAGGACCAAGTATTCATTACGCACTTCGAGGTTTCATTCCTGCAGGACACTTAATAACCGTCTATAGCTGTAGAAATAACTGGTGCCAAATTAATTATGACTCACGAACCGGTTGGGTATCATCTCGTTATTTATCATTTAAAAATGGAAATGAGCTCTATTATACATATACGATACCATCATCTTCAACTACCTACCATCATTATTGA
- the uvrB gene encoding excinuclease ABC subunit UvrB has translation MKTGHTAIAKQPSVTSSNPVIESDISFKAASDFTSHNATKTGVTATVEALSTLIASDNPLFKNGTVWTPHRPIRPEKSEGGIPFQINTPFEPAGDQPAAIKALVEGVERNERTQVLLGITGSGKTYTMAKIIEETQRPALILAPNKTLAAQLYGEFKSFFPKNAVEYFVSYYDYYQPEAYVARSDTYIEKESSINEQIDRMRHAATRAVLERDDVIIVASVSCIYGIGSVETYTAMTFQMQKGDKLNQRQLLADLVTQQYRRQDINFTRGSFRVRGDTIEIFPSHLEDRAWRISLFGDEIETITEFDPLTGQKTGDLQSIKIYANSHYVTPRPTLNQAIKAIKMELAQRLDELNSVGRLLEAQRLEQRTIFDLEMLETTGSCSGIENYSRYLTGRNPGEPPPTMFEYIPNNALIFIDESHVTIPQIGGMYRGDFRRKATLAEYGFRLPSCMDNRPLRFEEWDAMRPQTIAVSATPGRWEIEQTCGVFVEQIIRPTGLIDPLTQVRPARIQVDDVMNEIRKTIKKGYRTLVTVLTKRMAEDLTEYLHEHNIRVRYMHSDIDTLERIEILRDLRLGTFDVLIGINLLREGLDIPECGFVAILDADKEGFLRSETSLIQTIGRAARNVDGHVILYADTITNSIERALQETTRRRQKQIAYNEEHHITPTSIQKNIGDVLNSVYENNHHADIPDFIAQNNKVDNNLANHIQHLEKSMREAAANLNFEEAARLRDEIKRLQKIELTIADDPLTHDNSEHSTNEATIQSSLFSKPDLDHMGPTMDVGLLEKHPIEKKLHKKALDKKVIKEAKVSSTASISKNDSHTTRKRKRFTKNGLPKHQ, from the coding sequence ATAAAAACAGGCCATACTGCAATTGCTAAACAACCTTCTGTTACTAGTTCTAACCCAGTAATAGAGTCTGATATTTCCTTTAAAGCTGCAAGTGATTTTACATCTCACAATGCAACAAAAACTGGTGTTACAGCAACAGTTGAAGCTCTTTCTACGCTTATTGCTTCGGACAATCCCCTTTTTAAAAATGGTACAGTATGGACACCTCATCGCCCCATTCGCCCTGAAAAATCTGAAGGTGGAATTCCATTCCAAATAAACACACCTTTTGAACCTGCAGGAGATCAACCAGCAGCAATTAAAGCTTTGGTTGAGGGCGTTGAGCGAAATGAGCGTACTCAAGTACTTTTAGGCATTACCGGTTCAGGAAAAACTTACACAATGGCTAAAATTATTGAAGAAACACAACGCCCTGCTCTAATTCTGGCGCCAAATAAAACTTTAGCTGCGCAACTTTATGGAGAATTCAAAAGCTTCTTTCCCAAAAATGCTGTCGAATATTTTGTTTCTTATTATGATTATTACCAACCAGAAGCCTATGTTGCACGCTCTGACACTTATATCGAAAAAGAATCTTCTATTAATGAACAAATTGATCGTATGCGCCACGCTGCAACACGTGCTGTACTTGAACGCGATGATGTCATTATCGTTGCATCTGTATCCTGTATCTATGGAATTGGTTCAGTAGAAACTTACACCGCCATGACCTTTCAAATGCAAAAAGGTGATAAGTTAAATCAACGGCAATTATTAGCTGATTTAGTTACTCAACAATATCGTCGACAAGATATAAATTTTACGCGCGGTTCTTTTCGTGTGAGAGGTGATACGATCGAAATATTTCCTTCTCACCTTGAAGATCGTGCTTGGAGGATCTCACTATTTGGTGATGAAATTGAAACAATTACTGAATTTGATCCTTTAACAGGACAAAAAACGGGGGATCTTCAATCTATTAAAATTTATGCAAATTCACACTATGTCACACCACGACCAACATTAAATCAAGCAATAAAAGCAATCAAAATGGAATTAGCCCAACGCCTTGATGAATTAAATTCTGTTGGTCGCCTTTTAGAAGCGCAACGTTTAGAACAGCGCACAATATTTGATCTAGAAATGTTAGAGACGACTGGTTCTTGTTCTGGAATTGAAAATTACTCCCGCTATCTAACGGGCCGTAATCCTGGTGAACCACCCCCAACCATGTTCGAATATATTCCCAACAATGCTCTTATTTTTATTGATGAAAGCCATGTAACTATCCCCCAAATTGGTGGGATGTATCGGGGTGACTTTCGAAGAAAAGCAACCCTGGCTGAATATGGATTTCGCCTACCCTCTTGTATGGACAACCGTCCTTTACGCTTTGAGGAATGGGATGCTATGCGCCCACAAACAATTGCCGTTTCTGCAACACCTGGACGTTGGGAAATAGAACAAACATGCGGCGTTTTTGTCGAACAAATCATTCGTCCAACAGGGCTCATTGACCCACTAACACAAGTGCGCCCAGCACGCATACAAGTCGATGACGTTATGAATGAAATTCGCAAAACAATTAAAAAAGGCTATCGTACATTAGTAACTGTTCTAACCAAACGTATGGCTGAAGATTTGACAGAATATCTCCATGAACACAACATTCGTGTACGCTATATGCATTCTGACATTGATACATTAGAGCGTATTGAAATTCTTCGTGACCTACGACTTGGTACTTTTGATGTTTTAATTGGCATTAACTTACTGCGAGAAGGATTAGACATTCCAGAATGCGGCTTTGTTGCCATTTTAGATGCTGACAAAGAAGGATTTTTACGCTCAGAAACCTCTCTTATTCAAACAATTGGGCGAGCTGCGCGTAATGTAGATGGCCATGTTATTCTTTATGCGGATACAATCACCAACTCCATAGAACGAGCATTGCAAGAAACAACACGACGCCGACAAAAACAAATAGCCTATAATGAAGAGCACCATATCACCCCTACCAGTATCCAAAAAAATATCGGTGATGTCCTCAATTCAGTTTACGAAAATAATCATCATGCAGATATTCCTGATTTTATCGCACAAAATAATAAAGTTGATAATAATTTAGCCAACCATATTCAGCATCTCGAAAAATCAATGCGTGAAGCGGCTGCCAATCTTAACTTTGAAGAAGCAGCTCGACTTCGTGATGAAATCAAACGGCTACAGAAAATAGAATTAACAATTGCTGATGACCCCTTAACACATGATAATAGTGAACATTCCACTAATGAGGCCACGATACAATCAAGCCTTTTCTCCAAACCTGATCTTGACCATATGGGCCCTACTATGGATGTCGGTCTTTTAGAAAAGCATCCAATAGAAAAAAAGCTGCATAAAAAAGCTCTTGATAAGAAAGTAATAAAGGAAGCTAAAGTCTCTTCAACTGCTAGTATTTCTAAAAATGACTCTCATACAACTAGAAAACGGAAACGCTTTACAAAAAATGGTCTTCCAAAACATCAGTAA
- a CDS encoding accessory factor UbiK family protein yields the protein MHDGPNRILDELAKLMTDAAGAAQGVRHEAETIFRSQAEKIVNKLNLVSREEFEVVKEMVLKARAENADLAKRLDDLEK from the coding sequence ATGCATGATGGACCCAACCGTATTCTTGACGAATTAGCAAAATTAATGACAGATGCAGCTGGTGCTGCGCAAGGTGTACGGCATGAAGCTGAAACAATTTTTCGTTCGCAAGCTGAGAAGATAGTCAATAAGCTTAATCTTGTTTCACGTGAGGAATTTGAAGTAGTTAAGGAAATGGTGCTTAAAGCGCGTGCGGAAAACGCTGATTTGGCAAAACGTCTTGATGATTTAGAAAAATAG
- a CDS encoding ATP-binding protein gives MIKLARQFAQWLTRQMPKRLYARSLIIIIAPMVLLQTVIAYVFMERHWQMVTERLSTAIVHDISAIIDIIETYPQQHNYEDIKRIAQQRMGLNISILPPDPLPPPGPKPFFAILDYFLSEEITHQINRPFWIDTVGDSNLVEIRIRLDNSILRVFAVRSQAYASNTGIFLSWMVGTALVLLLIAIYFLRNQIKPIQQLAEAAESFGRGRPLPKDFQPQGADEVRRAGIAFLRMRERIERQIDQRTMMLSGVSHDLRTILTRFKLQLALASTDFDISPLEQDVSDMQNMLEDYLAFARGENGENVSSLDLNALMQKFSTEAHLHKCQFSYTIEGPKQIQVRPHAFTRLISNLVSNAFHYANTIKLTATSQQESLIIIIDDNGPGIHKNMRTEVFKPFFRLDKARNQDASGTGLGLAIAQDIARSHGGIFN, from the coding sequence ATGATTAAACTCGCAAGACAATTTGCTCAGTGGCTAACGAGGCAAATGCCTAAACGTCTTTATGCCCGCTCTTTGATTATTATTATTGCTCCCATGGTGCTCTTGCAAACAGTAATTGCCTATGTCTTTATGGAGCGTCACTGGCAAATGGTAACTGAGCGTCTCTCAACTGCTATTGTCCACGATATCTCTGCCATTATTGATATAATTGAAACATATCCGCAACAACATAACTATGAAGATATCAAACGCATTGCACAGCAGCGTATGGGATTAAATATTTCTATCTTACCCCCTGATCCCCTGCCCCCTCCTGGTCCTAAACCATTTTTTGCAATTCTTGACTATTTTCTTAGTGAAGAAATCACTCATCAAATTAACCGCCCCTTCTGGATTGATACAGTAGGCGATTCTAATCTTGTCGAAATCCGTATCCGTCTTGATAACAGTATTTTGCGCGTCTTTGCTGTGCGCAGTCAAGCTTATGCTTCCAATACCGGTATCTTCTTAAGCTGGATGGTAGGAACGGCTCTTGTTTTATTACTGATAGCCATTTACTTCTTACGTAATCAAATCAAACCGATCCAACAACTTGCTGAAGCAGCTGAAAGTTTTGGACGGGGACGTCCCCTACCAAAAGATTTTCAACCACAAGGAGCTGATGAGGTGCGCCGTGCTGGTATCGCCTTTCTACGCATGCGTGAACGCATTGAACGCCAAATTGATCAACGCACTATGATGCTTTCAGGTGTAAGCCATGATTTAAGAACCATTCTTACACGTTTTAAGCTCCAACTAGCCTTAGCAAGTACAGACTTTGATATTAGCCCGCTCGAGCAAGACGTTAGCGACATGCAAAATATGCTAGAAGATTATCTTGCTTTTGCACGTGGAGAAAACGGTGAAAATGTTAGTTCTCTTGATTTAAATGCCCTGATGCAAAAATTCTCTACCGAAGCTCATCTTCATAAATGTCAATTCTCTTACACAATTGAAGGCCCTAAACAGATACAAGTACGCCCTCATGCTTTTACGCGTTTGATTAGCAACCTTGTGTCAAATGCATTTCATTATGCAAACACCATCAAACTAACAGCTACATCCCAACAAGAATCGCTTATTATTATTATTGATGATAATGGACCGGGCATTCATAAAAACATGCGTACAGAAGTATTTAAACCATTTTTTAGACTTGATAAAGCGCGTAATCAAGATGCAAGTGGAACAGGTCTTGGTCTTGCCATTGCCCAAGATATTGCGCGTAGCCACGGGGGAATATTCAATTAG
- the lgt gene encoding prolipoprotein diacylglyceryl transferase gives MNDFPFCPAINFPTFLDPVIIHLGPIALHWYGLGYVVGILFSWWYAQKLLAKKFLWHANQPPMDQHKIGDFVIWATIGIVVGGRLGQVLVWDPAYYFNHPSAIIAVWTGGMSFHGGLIGTTIAMIWFARKNSINIWAMFDTIAVGAPVGIGIVRVCNFINQELWGNVTTVPWAICFNYDPQYLPRHPSQLYEALMEGFLLFIILAIAVFAFKVLKRPGTATGIFILGYGIARSISEIFRVPQEDPEWFSALFYSTGFTYGMALSLPMILFGFYALLQAFRNHSIK, from the coding sequence ATGAACGACTTTCCTTTTTGTCCTGCTATTAATTTCCCTACCTTTCTTGATCCTGTTATTATCCATTTAGGTCCCATAGCGCTACACTGGTATGGGCTTGGTTATGTTGTAGGCATTCTTTTTTCTTGGTGGTATGCGCAAAAATTATTGGCAAAAAAATTCTTGTGGCACGCAAACCAACCTCCCATGGATCAACATAAAATAGGTGATTTTGTTATTTGGGCTACTATAGGTATTGTTGTTGGTGGTCGTTTAGGACAAGTGCTTGTGTGGGATCCTGCTTATTATTTTAACCATCCAAGCGCCATTATTGCAGTGTGGACTGGAGGAATGTCTTTTCATGGCGGCCTTATTGGTACCACCATTGCAATGATCTGGTTTGCTCGTAAAAATAGCATTAACATTTGGGCAATGTTTGATACAATTGCTGTAGGTGCCCCCGTTGGTATCGGCATTGTGCGGGTGTGCAACTTCATTAACCAAGAATTATGGGGTAATGTTACTACCGTTCCTTGGGCTATTTGCTTTAACTATGATCCCCAATATCTACCACGCCATCCAAGTCAACTTTATGAAGCGTTGATGGAAGGATTTCTTCTTTTCATCATATTGGCTATTGCTGTTTTTGCTTTTAAAGTATTAAAACGCCCTGGAACAGCAACTGGAATATTTATTTTAGGTTATGGAATAGCGCGTAGCATTTCAGAAATTTTTCGTGTTCCTCAAGAAGACCCAGAGTGGTTTTCTGCCCTCTTTTATTCCACTGGATTTACCTATGGAATGGCATTATCTCTTCCTATGATTCTCTTTGGCTTTTATGCACTTCTTCAAGCTTTTAGAAATCATTCTATAAAATAA
- a CDS encoding BA14K family protein — MNKLTKLVVLSAISTATISTPLTAASARNDYVYVQHNVNSIPQHHTQYHREQQHIHHKNPTRYSYHYEHTTQNHVHQYHVNRPNNTNDALAAGVLGLATGAILGNVLTKPAQPQIIYQAPYPQNQVIYQEIPQSQVIYQVHPPVTYNPAYQQPWTSQWLQYCTKKYRSFNPRTGTFRGYDGLDHFCHAPLQ; from the coding sequence ATGAACAAATTGACTAAATTAGTAGTATTATCAGCAATATCAACTGCAACCATCTCCACACCATTAACCGCAGCATCTGCTCGTAATGATTATGTGTACGTTCAGCACAATGTAAACAGCATCCCTCAACACCACACTCAATATCATCGCGAGCAGCAGCATATTCATCACAAAAATCCAACACGTTACTCTTATCATTACGAACACACTACACAAAACCATGTTCATCAATATCATGTGAATCGTCCTAATAACACAAATGATGCTTTAGCAGCAGGTGTTCTAGGCCTTGCTACAGGTGCAATTCTTGGCAATGTTTTAACAAAACCTGCGCAGCCACAAATTATCTATCAAGCCCCATACCCTCAAAATCAGGTGATCTATCAAGAAATACCCCAATCTCAAGTAATTTACCAAGTGCATCCACCAGTAACCTATAACCCCGCCTACCAACAACCATGGACATCACAATGGCTTCAATATTGTACAAAAAAATACCGCTCATTTAATCCTAGAACCGGTACCTTTCGTGGTTACGACGGTTTAGACCATTTCTGTCATGCTCCATTACAATAA
- a CDS encoding MBL fold metallo-hydrolase yields the protein MSNLSAHIIPVTSFQQNCTLLFDSKSKKGVLVDPGGDWPKIQATIQEISVSIEAIWITHGHVDHVGAAMQAKEELNVKIIGSHRGDKPIMEDVIERAKVYRMADVRICVPDQWLEDGDSLDCAGHVFDVLHIPGHTPGHVIYFNKKERLALVGDVLFRGSIGRTDFPLSSHEALMTSIKEKVLPLGDDVSFISGHGSGSTIGYERRFNSFLQGI from the coding sequence ATGAGTAATCTGAGCGCACATATTATTCCAGTTACATCTTTCCAACAAAATTGTACTTTGCTTTTTGATAGTAAAAGTAAAAAGGGGGTTTTAGTTGATCCAGGTGGTGACTGGCCTAAAATCCAAGCAACAATTCAAGAAATAAGTGTTAGCATTGAAGCTATTTGGATAACACATGGTCATGTTGATCATGTAGGAGCAGCGATGCAAGCTAAAGAGGAACTTAATGTTAAAATCATTGGTTCACATCGTGGTGATAAACCAATTATGGAAGACGTGATCGAAAGAGCAAAAGTCTATCGCATGGCTGATGTGCGTATTTGTGTGCCTGATCAATGGTTGGAAGATGGTGATAGCCTTGATTGTGCTGGACATGTGTTTGATGTTTTGCATATCCCTGGTCACACCCCTGGGCATGTTATTTATTTCAATAAAAAAGAGCGCTTGGCTTTAGTGGGTGATGTTCTCTTTCGTGGTTCTATTGGACGTACTGATTTCCCATTATCTTCTCATGAGGCATTGATGACATCCATTAAAGAAAAAGTTTTACCCTTAGGTGATGATGTCAGCTTTATTTCTGGTCATGGATCAGGAAGCACAATAGGTTATGAACGCCGCTTCAATTCTTTTCTTCAAGGAATTTAA